From Syntrophorhabdaceae bacterium, one genomic window encodes:
- a CDS encoding AMP-binding protein: MNLAKNLELSASFFPNHMAIRESDRQLTYAELNDQADRVATGLIKMGVKPGELIALCAPNSADWIIFYFGVLKAGAVAVTLFNTITAGELTNLLNHAKPRILFTTPDRLSDLAHLKGPGMLEKIICLSDCDLTLQDLMDKGSGSFKALDRERDDTAAILYTGGTTGVPKGVMLTHEGISFSSQAIAVYERSTENDLALCFMPFNHVFGQIHVMNSTIMTAGCLELLPALDLDRVLALMEQGRVTKFFSVPTVYVRLLGVQDLKKKMGKVRYCFSAGASMAMEVVKQWKALTGLTIAESYGMTEAMPITFNHYYPEKHVVGAVGQPVHGIEVQIRHTSGHILEQGQEGEICIRGYNVMKGYLHNPQATHESFWYPEGNRRRQKDAWFRSGDIGVFDENGYVYIVDRLKDLIITGGENVFPREVEEALYTWPAVQECVAIGLPDKEWGERVAAFIVPKPGQTIDTKELKGYLKGRLAPFKVPKEYQIVNELPKSPAGKILKREVKREHLEKQK; this comes from the coding sequence ATGAATCTTGCGAAAAATTTAGAACTGTCCGCTTCCTTCTTTCCCAATCATATGGCCATCCGGGAGTCAGACCGCCAATTGACCTACGCCGAACTCAACGATCAGGCCGACCGGGTCGCAACGGGTCTCATAAAGATGGGGGTGAAGCCCGGGGAACTTATCGCTTTATGCGCTCCCAATTCGGCGGATTGGATTATCTTCTACTTTGGCGTTCTCAAAGCCGGCGCGGTGGCAGTTACGCTATTCAACACGATTACCGCAGGGGAGCTGACCAATCTGCTAAACCACGCCAAACCGAGGATTCTCTTTACCACACCCGACAGATTATCTGATCTTGCCCACTTGAAAGGCCCCGGTATGCTCGAAAAGATCATATGTCTCTCCGATTGTGATCTTACCCTTCAGGATCTCATGGACAAGGGCTCCGGATCATTCAAGGCGCTCGACAGAGAACGGGACGATACGGCAGCCATACTCTACACGGGCGGCACTACCGGCGTGCCCAAAGGGGTTATGCTGACACATGAGGGGATCAGCTTTTCGAGTCAGGCGATCGCCGTGTACGAGCGATCCACGGAAAACGACCTTGCGCTCTGCTTCATGCCCTTTAACCATGTCTTCGGCCAGATACACGTTATGAATTCAACGATCATGACCGCGGGGTGTTTGGAACTGTTGCCGGCATTAGATCTGGATCGGGTGCTCGCGCTCATGGAACAGGGCCGGGTTACCAAGTTCTTCTCCGTGCCCACGGTTTACGTGCGCCTTTTAGGCGTTCAGGATCTCAAAAAGAAAATGGGGAAGGTACGTTACTGTTTCTCGGCTGGGGCCTCCATGGCCATGGAAGTTGTGAAGCAATGGAAGGCGCTCACAGGGCTCACCATCGCGGAGTCATACGGAATGACTGAGGCCATGCCCATTACTTTCAATCATTACTATCCTGAAAAGCACGTGGTCGGCGCCGTGGGGCAGCCGGTGCACGGGATTGAGGTGCAGATACGGCACACATCGGGTCACATCCTGGAGCAGGGGCAGGAAGGAGAGATCTGCATTCGCGGATATAACGTGATGAAGGGTTATTTGCACAACCCCCAGGCAACGCATGAATCTTTCTGGTATCCAGAGGGCAACAGGAGAAGACAAAAAGATGCGTGGTTTAGATCAGGGGACATCGGTGTTTTTGACGAAAATGGGTACGTTTACATTGTAGACCGTCTCAAAGACCTCATTATCACAGGCGGCGAAAACGTCTTTCCCCGCGAAGTGGAGGAAGCCCTCTACACCTGGCCCGCGGTGCAGGAATGCGTGGCCATAGGCCTTCCCGACAAGGAATGGGGCGAACGGGTGGCTGCTTTCATCGTACCCAAACCCGGACAAACTATTGACACTAAGGAACTGAAGGGCTATCTCAAGGGACGCCTGGCACCCTTTAAGGTCCCTAAAGAGTACCAGATAGTGAACGAGCTGCCTAAAAGCCCGGCTGGAAAGATACTTAAGCGCGAGGTCAAGAGAGAGCATCTCGAAAAACAGAAATAG
- a CDS encoding DUF6599 family protein, translated as MRIRTPIPLLTLFAIICCIMSAPCVLFAAGEPVESTPSLAGFAKGWTVDGNVNRYTRENLYTHIDGEAELYMPYGFSGLESVLYKKMDNPKVALQADIFRMGSPIDAFGVYSYYRDPDSETVNIGAEGFIDDSQLMFYKDLYFVHLAASGDNPDRADFLACAEAIARRLPGGSATPRELDLIKFPGVLPHTEKYTAQSVLGYAFFKKGLTAEAVLAGRPVKMFVILDGSDKEAADTFNRYAAYLKEKGGAPRIVKSEEAATLVGSDPLYKGVLVRLSGRHVFGITDLASAP; from the coding sequence ATGCGCATTAGGACCCCTATTCCTCTTCTCACGCTTTTCGCCATTATCTGTTGTATTATGAGCGCGCCTTGCGTTCTCTTTGCCGCCGGAGAGCCCGTTGAGAGCACACCGTCGCTCGCGGGCTTTGCCAAAGGGTGGACCGTAGACGGAAACGTAAATCGATACACCAGGGAGAACCTCTATACTCACATTGACGGCGAAGCAGAGCTCTATATGCCTTATGGTTTCTCAGGGCTTGAATCGGTCCTTTATAAGAAGATGGACAACCCGAAGGTCGCTCTTCAAGCGGACATCTTCAGAATGGGATCGCCTATCGACGCCTTCGGCGTATACTCTTACTATCGGGACCCCGATTCGGAAACAGTGAATATCGGTGCGGAAGGCTTTATCGACGATTCCCAGCTCATGTTCTATAAAGATCTCTATTTCGTGCACCTGGCAGCGTCCGGTGACAATCCCGATCGGGCTGATTTTTTAGCCTGCGCCGAGGCTATCGCCAGGAGGCTCCCCGGTGGGTCCGCCACACCGCGGGAGCTCGACCTTATCAAATTTCCCGGCGTGCTCCCGCACACGGAAAAATATACGGCACAGAGCGTCCTCGGATATGCCTTCTTCAAAAAGGGACTGACGGCCGAGGCCGTGCTTGCCGGACGGCCGGTAAAGATGTTCGTGATTCTCGATGGATCAGACAAAGAAGCAGCCGACACCTTTAACAGGTACGCGGCATATCTTAAAGAAAAAGGCGGTGCCCCTCGCATTGTGAAAAGTGAGGAGGCTGCAACGCTTGTCGGCTCGGATCCACTGTACAAAGGCGTGCTCGTGCGTCTGTCGGGCCGCCATGTCTTCGGTATAACCGATCTGGCCTCTGCACCCTGA
- a CDS encoding aldo/keto reductase: protein MGTEGENKTINRREFLKISVAGATTAAVGLSGLSSVLKAAEGQSQGAPPLAFRTLGRTGLKVTVVSFGAMLTPEHEVMRAAFDLGINYVDTARKYMGGRNEETVGRAIKGIRDRLFIATKVRSTSTSRKQVINDVETSLAKLGTDHIDVIQLHGLTSPGRAFIPEVREAFTELRTQGKVRFFGVTTHTNQAEVVNAVVDDKEKFFDTVLVGYNFKSSPDIGEAIARAAKAGIGVVAMKTQAGGYKTDMFGAVSPHQAALKWVLQNLNVTCAIPGIKDTEMLAEATSVMGMQLTRADERILEHYSNAISPYYCHLCGRCEPTCPNDVSISVINRSLMYAEGYRNMDLAQETYREVPKRQSALTCLNCGECVARCVHGIDIAQKMEKARSLFI from the coding sequence ATGGGTACAGAGGGCGAGAACAAAACCATCAACCGCAGAGAGTTCCTGAAGATCAGTGTGGCGGGCGCCACGACTGCTGCGGTGGGCTTAAGCGGTCTTTCCAGCGTCTTGAAAGCGGCCGAAGGACAGAGTCAGGGTGCGCCACCCCTTGCCTTTCGCACGCTTGGACGAACGGGCCTCAAGGTTACGGTTGTCAGTTTCGGCGCTATGCTCACACCTGAGCACGAGGTCATGAGGGCCGCATTTGACCTGGGGATCAACTATGTGGACACAGCGAGAAAATACATGGGTGGCAGAAACGAAGAGACGGTGGGCAGGGCCATCAAGGGCATCCGCGACCGTCTCTTTATCGCGACCAAAGTAAGGAGCACATCCACATCCAGGAAACAGGTTATAAATGACGTGGAAACAAGCCTTGCCAAACTCGGCACGGATCATATAGATGTGATCCAACTCCACGGCCTCACGAGTCCGGGCCGGGCATTCATCCCCGAGGTCCGCGAGGCCTTCACTGAACTGCGCACCCAAGGCAAAGTCCGGTTCTTCGGTGTGACGACCCACACGAATCAGGCCGAGGTGGTGAACGCGGTGGTCGATGACAAAGAAAAATTCTTCGATACGGTACTCGTGGGGTACAATTTCAAGAGCTCCCCCGATATCGGAGAAGCCATCGCCAGGGCCGCAAAAGCCGGAATCGGCGTTGTTGCTATGAAGACGCAGGCGGGCGGGTACAAGACGGATATGTTCGGCGCTGTGAGTCCGCATCAGGCGGCGCTCAAATGGGTGCTCCAAAATTTGAACGTGACCTGCGCGATCCCCGGTATCAAGGACACTGAGATGCTTGCCGAAGCCACCTCCGTCATGGGTATGCAACTGACCCGCGCCGACGAGCGAATTCTCGAGCATTACTCCAACGCCATTAGCCCCTATTATTGCCACCTTTGCGGACGCTGCGAACCGACCTGTCCTAACGATGTGTCCATAAGCGTGATCAACCGCTCGCTCATGTATGCGGAAGGTTACCGGAACATGGACCTCGCTCAGGAAACGTACCGCGAAGTTCCGAAAAGGCAATCGGCCCTTACGTGCTTGAATTGTGGCGAGTGTGTCGCCCGCTGTGTGCACGGCATCGACATCGCGCAAAAGATGGAAAAAGCCCGTAGCCTCTTCATCTAG
- a CDS encoding uroporphyrinogen decarboxylase family protein: MSKSSEELYAERERRVLDAIALKKPDRVPIMVMFGFFPARYSGWTVEQVMYDPEKLWKAQWRTMLEFEQDMEQNPFGLRFLGPLLDALDFKQLLWSGHGVGADFSYQFVEGEYMRADEYDRFLFDPTDFMLRCYWPRVFGALRGLTKLGPLRDIITYSIGTPFGFGIFSAPDVVETLEALKRAGEKSAEIASYTRDFSVKVREAGFPMQTGGFAQAPFDTLGDYFRGTKGLMLDMYRRPDKVIAACEKLLPIMLEMAVGAARTSGNPRIFIPIHKGIDGFMSQDQFNKFFWPTLKELMTNLINEGLTPCPLWEGNCTSRLETIRDIPAGKAIYAFESTDIFKAKQILKETVCLRGNVPLSLLVTGTTDDVKAYCKRLIDIVGENGGFILDAGAALDDARPQNVRAMFEFTKEYGVY, from the coding sequence ATGAGCAAATCATCTGAGGAGCTTTACGCAGAGCGAGAAAGGAGGGTGCTTGACGCAATCGCGCTTAAGAAGCCGGATCGGGTCCCCATCATGGTGATGTTTGGTTTTTTTCCTGCGCGGTACTCGGGATGGACCGTAGAACAGGTCATGTACGACCCGGAGAAGCTCTGGAAGGCACAGTGGAGGACCATGCTCGAATTCGAGCAGGATATGGAACAAAACCCATTCGGTCTGAGATTCCTGGGTCCTCTGCTTGACGCCCTCGACTTCAAACAGCTCCTCTGGTCAGGCCACGGCGTGGGCGCAGATTTCTCTTACCAGTTCGTCGAGGGCGAATACATGAGGGCAGACGAATATGACCGCTTTCTGTTCGACCCCACCGACTTTATGCTGCGCTGTTACTGGCCCAGGGTCTTTGGCGCGTTACGCGGGCTAACGAAGCTCGGACCCCTGCGCGATATTATCACCTACTCCATCGGCACACCTTTTGGTTTTGGTATTTTCAGCGCGCCTGACGTAGTGGAAACCCTGGAGGCTCTGAAAAGGGCGGGAGAAAAGTCAGCGGAAATAGCGTCTTACACGCGAGACTTTTCCGTTAAGGTGAGGGAGGCGGGATTTCCCATGCAGACAGGAGGTTTCGCTCAAGCCCCCTTCGATACGCTCGGTGACTATTTCCGTGGCACCAAAGGGCTTATGCTTGATATGTACAGGCGACCCGACAAGGTGATTGCTGCGTGCGAAAAGCTGCTCCCCATTATGCTCGAAATGGCGGTAGGAGCTGCCCGGACTTCCGGCAACCCGAGGATATTCATCCCTATCCATAAAGGCATTGACGGTTTCATGTCTCAAGATCAGTTCAATAAATTCTTTTGGCCGACCTTGAAGGAGCTCATGACTAACCTGATCAACGAAGGATTGACCCCCTGTCCCCTATGGGAGGGAAACTGCACGTCGCGTCTTGAAACGATCAGGGATATCCCGGCCGGCAAGGCTATCTACGCCTTTGAGTCTACAGACATATTCAAGGCCAAACAGATCCTGAAAGAGACTGTGTGCTTAAGGGGCAATGTCCCTCTTTCCCTCCTGGTAACAGGAACGACTGACGACGTCAAAGCATACTGTAAAAGACTTATCGATATCGTGGGCGAAAACGGAGGATTCATCCTGGACGCGGGCGCAGCGCTCGATGATGCGAGGCCTCAAAACGTGCGGGCTATGTTCGAGTTCACAAAAGAATACGGCGTGTATTAG
- a CDS encoding DUF2284 domain-containing protein: protein MSISPDRLIDQARQCGAVRAALFDTSTLSYSREFRRLCEQNKCGHYGKNWMCPPAVGAFEELKAKAARYTCGLVFQTVHTLSHSLDRKGMRAAFVEHDRVLSRIKRLFTATYAMKDVLALGAGPCTQCPTCSAVNGSPCPYPDRAYASVESYGIDVAELVRRCEIPYHNGKNTVSYVGCILFMPDEDAHPLKTRQAVYRHEEVEPCNNPS from the coding sequence GTGTCAATATCCCCCGATCGTCTCATAGACCAAGCAAGACAATGCGGGGCCGTCCGCGCAGCCCTGTTTGACACATCGACCCTTAGCTACTCGAGAGAATTTCGGCGCCTCTGCGAGCAGAACAAGTGTGGCCACTATGGAAAGAACTGGATGTGTCCACCCGCGGTGGGCGCTTTTGAAGAACTCAAGGCAAAGGCCGCCCGATATACATGCGGCCTCGTTTTCCAGACCGTCCACACGCTTTCCCATTCCCTTGACCGCAAGGGCATGCGAGCCGCCTTTGTCGAGCATGATCGGGTCTTAAGCAGGATAAAAAGATTGTTCACTGCCACCTACGCCATGAAAGATGTACTTGCGCTCGGCGCCGGTCCTTGCACACAGTGCCCGACTTGTTCGGCCGTCAATGGATCGCCATGCCCTTACCCCGATCGGGCTTACGCGTCGGTCGAATCGTACGGGATCGATGTGGCCGAGTTAGTGAGAAGATGCGAGATACCCTATCATAATGGGAAGAATACCGTGTCCTATGTGGGATGCATACTGTTCATGCCGGATGAGGATGCACACCCCTTGAAGACAAGGCAGGCAGTTTATCGCCATGAGGAGGTTGAACCATGCAACAATCCATCGTAA
- a CDS encoding MFS transporter, with the protein MCGEDFGLRVILKQEMRKEAKSLLAFPVLAALFTLSMFYRVTNAVMAPDLTREFNLDPQGLGLLGSAFFYVFAVLQIPMGILLDRVGPRRVICFFSLVGAAGALLFACAGSFSVALAGRALIGAGMASALMGALKVFATGYSPQRFSTLSGSLMSIGTLGNFLATTPLVYVNSLIGWRVTFVVCALITAMLALVSLFVINDTNASTEEHGRQAPSAQRPTSVLKTSHQVLASLSFWQIGAIAFFRYGTFVALQGIWFGPYLMFIKGFNAITTGNILMMLAFGMIMGSPVAGYLADRVFRATKPVALAGIGCYALCLVPLTGIMRIQSPVAYSVLFLLIGFASGFGMLAYSHIKELFPLTMSGTVIAGINFFVMVGGALFMQIIGVIISLASGARKDYPPEAYHLAFLVCFVGMTASLIFYGFSKQKYNRPETKLQSDEL; encoded by the coding sequence ATGTGTGGCGAGGATTTCGGTTTACGGGTTATCCTGAAACAAGAAATGAGGAAAGAGGCTAAATCCCTTCTCGCCTTCCCTGTGCTTGCTGCCCTGTTTACCTTATCCATGTTTTATAGGGTTACGAATGCCGTAATGGCCCCGGATCTCACGCGGGAGTTCAATCTTGATCCGCAGGGGTTGGGTCTGCTCGGGAGCGCCTTTTTCTATGTGTTCGCCGTTCTTCAAATACCCATGGGCATCCTCCTCGATCGCGTGGGGCCCCGAAGGGTCATATGCTTCTTTTCTCTGGTGGGGGCGGCCGGTGCATTACTTTTTGCATGCGCCGGCAGTTTCTCCGTGGCACTTGCAGGGAGAGCGCTTATCGGCGCGGGTATGGCGTCGGCGCTTATGGGTGCCCTAAAGGTTTTTGCCACGGGCTATTCTCCGCAACGTTTTTCCACACTCTCAGGCTCGCTCATGTCCATCGGGACCCTGGGTAATTTTCTCGCCACCACGCCGCTCGTCTATGTGAACTCTCTGATCGGGTGGAGAGTCACGTTTGTCGTGTGCGCGCTCATAACGGCTATGCTGGCGCTCGTCAGCCTCTTCGTCATAAACGATACGAACGCGTCAACCGAGGAGCATGGGCGGCAGGCACCCTCCGCTCAACGCCCGACGAGCGTGCTCAAGACCTCACACCAGGTTCTCGCCAGTCTTTCCTTCTGGCAGATAGGCGCCATAGCATTCTTTCGATATGGCACGTTTGTGGCCTTGCAGGGTATCTGGTTTGGTCCTTATTTGATGTTTATCAAGGGCTTCAACGCGATCACAACCGGCAATATTCTGATGATGCTCGCCTTTGGCATGATCATGGGCTCACCCGTAGCGGGCTATCTTGCCGACCGGGTTTTCCGCGCGACCAAGCCAGTGGCGCTCGCTGGTATCGGCTGCTATGCGCTCTGTCTTGTCCCGCTTACGGGGATTATGAGGATTCAAAGTCCCGTGGCTTATTCAGTACTCTTTCTTCTCATCGGGTTCGCGAGCGGCTTCGGCATGCTTGCCTACTCGCATATTAAAGAGCTCTTTCCCCTCACCATGTCCGGTACGGTCATCGCCGGGATCAATTTCTTCGTTATGGTCGGGGGCGCCCTCTTCATGCAGATCATTGGCGTCATTATCTCGCTCGCGAGCGGGGCCCGCAAGGACTATCCACCTGAGGCTTACCACCTGGCGTTTCTTGTATGCTTTGTGGGAATGACGGCGAGCCTCATATTCTACGGTTTCTCAAAACAGAAATATAACCGCCCGGAAACTAAGCTGCAATCGGACGAACTGTGA